One Ricinus communis isolate WT05 ecotype wild-type chromosome 1, ASM1957865v1, whole genome shotgun sequence DNA window includes the following coding sequences:
- the LOC8265827 gene encoding cell number regulator 6 isoform X3 — translation MADGNAQSRYVKLTKDQSPVEDITPGELNQPIQVPQLIIHRCVECGQALPESYEPPADEDWTTGICACLEDFDSCRTGLFCPCVLFGHNVETLREDIPWANACVCHAMCVEGGLALAAATAFFHGIDPKTSFLICEGLFFAWWMCGIYTGLFRQSLQKKYHLKNSPCDPCLVHCCMHWCALCQEHREMKNHLSDNSDTQMTVVNPPPVQQMNTDESQESAPDAQSSRNGENTNLEIQPV, via the exons ATGGCGGACGGAAATGCGCAATCGAGATACGTGAAGTTGACAAAAGATCAATCACCTGTGGAAGATATCACTCCCGGCGAACTTAATCAGCCTATTCAAGTCCCACAG TTAATTATTCATAGATGTGTTGAATGTGGACAAGCTTTACCAGAAAGCTATGAACCTCCTGCTGATGAAGATTGGACCACAGGAATTTGTGCCTGTCTCGAAGATTTTGACAGTT GCCGAACTGGACTGTTTTGCCCATGTGTGTTGTTCGGACATAACGTCGAAACTCTGAGAGAAGATATTCCATGGGCAAATGCATGTGTTTGTCATGCTATGTGTGTGGAAGGCGGACTTGCACTTGCTGCAGCTACTGCCTTCTTTCATGGAATTGATCCCAAGACATCTTTTCTCATTTGCGAGGGCCTGTTTTTCGCCTGGTGGATGTGCGGCATTTATACTGGTTTGTTTCGACAATCCTTGCAGAAGAAGTATCATCTCAAG AACTCACCATGCGACCCGTGTCTGGTTCACTGCTGTATGCATTGGTGTGCCTTGTGTCAAGAGCACAGGGAGATGAAGAACCATTTATCTGATAATTCTGATACGCAGATGACTGTTGTTAACCCTCCACCAGTTCAACAGATGAACACTGATGAAAGCCAAGAATCTGCACCAGATGCTCAATCTTCTAGAAATGGTGAAAACACCAACTTAGAGATACAGCCTGTGTAG
- the LOC8265827 gene encoding cell number regulator 6 isoform X1 translates to MKKVEAEVYDEMHQMADGNAQSRYVKLTKDQSPVEDITPGELNQPIQVPQLIIHRCVECGQALPESYEPPADEDWTTGICACLEDFDSCRTGLFCPCVLFGHNVETLREDIPWANACVCHAMCVEGGLALAAATAFFHGIDPKTSFLICEGLFFAWWMCGIYTGLFRQSLQKKYHLKNSPCDPCLVHCCMHWCALCQEHREMKNHLSDNSDTQMTVVNPPPVQQMNTDESQESAPDAQSSRNGENTNLEIQPV, encoded by the exons ATGAAAAAGGTAGAAGCGGA AGTTTATGATGAAATGCATCAGATGGCGGACGGAAATGCGCAATCGAGATACGTGAAGTTGACAAAAGATCAATCACCTGTGGAAGATATCACTCCCGGCGAACTTAATCAGCCTATTCAAGTCCCACAG TTAATTATTCATAGATGTGTTGAATGTGGACAAGCTTTACCAGAAAGCTATGAACCTCCTGCTGATGAAGATTGGACCACAGGAATTTGTGCCTGTCTCGAAGATTTTGACAGTT GCCGAACTGGACTGTTTTGCCCATGTGTGTTGTTCGGACATAACGTCGAAACTCTGAGAGAAGATATTCCATGGGCAAATGCATGTGTTTGTCATGCTATGTGTGTGGAAGGCGGACTTGCACTTGCTGCAGCTACTGCCTTCTTTCATGGAATTGATCCCAAGACATCTTTTCTCATTTGCGAGGGCCTGTTTTTCGCCTGGTGGATGTGCGGCATTTATACTGGTTTGTTTCGACAATCCTTGCAGAAGAAGTATCATCTCAAG AACTCACCATGCGACCCGTGTCTGGTTCACTGCTGTATGCATTGGTGTGCCTTGTGTCAAGAGCACAGGGAGATGAAGAACCATTTATCTGATAATTCTGATACGCAGATGACTGTTGTTAACCCTCCACCAGTTCAACAGATGAACACTGATGAAAGCCAAGAATCTGCACCAGATGCTCAATCTTCTAGAAATGGTGAAAACACCAACTTAGAGATACAGCCTGTGTAG
- the LOC8265825 gene encoding nuclear pore complex protein NUP62 isoform X2, translated as MSGFNFSSSSSTQSSSSSGSSASPFGSATTGSGGFSFGSSAFSFSSANPSSSSSPSFLNASSNSNPNSASSFGFGSSSSTFSFGSVPATSSSTQSFFGSTPISNSSPWAAAASSASSAPSSTTSAPSVLFGNITSAASSASPLPASTMTSVAASPNLFSTPSSSASTGASLFSGTASSPLFGTGASSSLFGTPSSGASSASPLFGSTTSTASPAPSFFGTTSSAPSLFGATSSAANPAPSLFGASTSSPFGTPSGSSPFGTSSTSSVFGTSSLSPFGTSSTSSAASSSSLLFGTSGAASTAAATTTTSNLFSASNTASSSSSASSLTSSSNLFSSSNSSSVSPFSTTSSSSSSGFSFSKGSPSIISTTVSATAPSLIQSSSSTTTTGSFSFGTATTSGFSFATASSQPLFSFSNVASSASITTKPTSPSPLFSTVTTTSASSPAASTNVAPTSSATTASTFALPAFGVNSSSSSTTTATTATTVTPSGTTSSFTGSGVASTAASSASASSFTGFSLSTAKISTPPSSTSQSQSTTSASLFNVTATTSAAPTTAISSTTAPHSLAVASSSGVSAAVSATPKLPSEITGKTVEEIIKEWNAELQERTGKFRKQAAAIAEWDKRILHNRDVLLRLEIEVAKVVETQANLERQLELIETHQQEVDKAVQSMEEEAERIYKDERGLLLDDEAASTRDAMYEQAELVERELEQMTQQIKSVIDTLNASQGGELDTIDRMTPLDVVVRILNNQLSSLMWIDEKAEEFSSRIQKLATQGSAADRELMGPKFWMS; from the exons ATGTCAGGATTCAATTTCTCATCATCTTCATCCACTCAATCCTCCTCATCATCTGGATCCTCCGCTTCTCCATTTGGATCTGCAACGACTGGTTCTGGTGGTTTCTCATTCGGATCCTCCgctttctctttttcatcTGCAAACCCTAGCTCCTCCTCCTCTCCATCATTCCTAAATGCTTCCTCAAACTCTAACCCTAACTCCGCTTCTTCATTTGGTTTCGGatcctcctcctccacctTCTCGTTTGGTTCCGTTCCTGCTACCTCCAGTTCTACGCAATCTTTCTTTGGCTCTACGCCTATTTCCAACTCGTCGCCATGGGCAGCAGCTGCTTCTTCTGCAAGTTCTGCTCCATCATCGACTACTTCTGCTCCTTCTGTATTATTTGGGAATATTACTTCTGCGGCAAGTTCTGCTTCTCCTTTGCCTGCTTCAACGATGACATCTGTAGCAGCATCGCCGAATCTATTTAGTACACCTTCCTCATCGGCGAGTACTGGTGCTTCATTGTTTAGCGGAACTGCATCTTCACCGTTGTTTGGAACAGGCGCTTCTTCATCCCTTTTTGGAACTCCTTCGTCAGGAGCTAGTTCTGCTTCTCCTCTGTTTGGCTCAACAACATCTACGGCAAGTCCTGCCccatccttctttggaacAACTTCATCTGCT CCGTCCTTGTTTGGAGCAACTTCCTCCGCTGCGAATCCCGCCCCGTCCTTGTTTGGAGCATCAACTTCATCTCCGTTTGGTACACCCTCAGGTTCATCTCCCTTTGGAACATCCTCAACTTCATCTGTGTTTGGTACATCCTCTTTATCTCCGTTTGGCACATCCTCAACTTCATCTGCTGCAAGTTCAAGTTCACTCCTGTTTGGGACATCTGGCGCTGCTTCAACTGCTGCTGCTACTACTACTACATCTAACTTGTTTTCTGCCTCAAATACcgcatcatcatcatcttctgcTTCAAGTCTTACATCCTCCTCTAATTTGTTTTCCTCTTCAAATTCCAGCTCTGTTTCGCCTTTCTCCACcacttcatcatcatcatcatctggattttctttctcaaaaggCAGTCCTAGTATAATATCAACTACAGTTTCAGCTACAGCCCCTTCTCTTATACAATCTTCTTCATCAACTACCACTACAGgcagcttttcttttgggacCGCAACCACCTCAGGCTTCTCATTTGCCACTGCATCCTCTCAACCCTTATTCAGCTTTAGCAATGTAGCTTCTTCCGCCAGCATTACTACGAAACCAACATCTCCGTCGCCCTTGTTTTCTACAGTTACAACCACAAGTGCTTCATCTCCAGCTGCAAGTACTAATGTGGCGCCGACTTCATCTGCTACCACAGCTTCAACCTTTGCTCTACCTGCATTTGGTGTTAATtcgtcttcttcttcaactACTACAGCTACCACAGCTACGACAGTTACTCCTTCTGGTACTACAAGTTCGTTTACTGGTTCTGGAGTTGCCAGTACTGCTGCTTCATCCGCGAGTGCTAGTTCCTTTACAGGATTTTCCTTGTCAACAGCCAAAATATCAACGCCTCCCAGTTCAACATCACAATCTCAATCAACCACTTCTGCGTCCTTATTCA ATGTCACTGCGACAACTTCTGCTGCTCCTACAACTGCCATCTCGAGTACTACTGCACCTCATTCTCTTGCTGTGGCTTCCAGTAGTGG TGTTAGTGCTGCTGTATCTGCTACACCAAAATTACCATCTGAGATCACAGGGAAAACTGTTGAGGAG ATCATCAAAGAGTGGAATGCTGAGCTGCAAGAGCGTACTGGGAAATTTAGGAAGCAAGCTGCTGCAATAGCTGAATGGGATAAGAGGATCTTGCACAATCGTGATGTTCTTCTCAGGTTGGAG ATTGAAGTGGCAAAAGTGGTTGAGACACAAGCTAACTTGGAACGACAACTGGAGTTGATTGAGACCCATCAACAGGAG GTTGATAAGGCTGTACAGAGTATGGAAGAGGAAGCTGAACGTATATACAAGGATGAGCGAGGGTTGCTTCTTGATGATGAAGCTGCATCAACACGAGATGCAAT GTATGAACAAGCTGAACTTGTAGAAAGGGAATTGGAGCAGATGACTCAACAGATCAAATCAGTAATTGACACTCTAAATGCTAGCCAG GGTGGTGAACTTGATACAATTGATAGAATGACTCCATTGGATGTGGTTGTCCGAATCCTAAACAATCAACTTAGTTCTTTGATGTGGATTGATGAGAAg GCTGAGGAATTCTCTTCGCGTATTCAAAAGCTTGCTACCCAAGGTTCTGCAGCAGATCGGGAGCTGATGGGTCCAAAATTTTGGATGTCTTGA
- the LOC8265825 gene encoding nuclear pore complex protein NUP62 isoform X1: protein MSGFNFSSSSSTQSSSSSGSSASPFGSATTGSGGFSFGSSAFSFSSANPSSSSSPSFLNASSNSNPNSASSFGFGSSSSTFSFGSVPATSSSTQSFFGSTPISNSSPWAAAASSASSAPSSTTSAPSVLFGNITSAASSASPLPASTMTSVAASPNLFSTPSSSASTGASLFSGTASSPLFGTGASSSLFGTPSSGASSASPLFGSTTSTASPAPSFFGTTSSAPSLFGATSSAASSGPSLFGATSSAANPAPSLFGASTSSPFGTPSGSSPFGTSSTSSVFGTSSLSPFGTSSTSSAASSSSLLFGTSGAASTAAATTTTSNLFSASNTASSSSSASSLTSSSNLFSSSNSSSVSPFSTTSSSSSSGFSFSKGSPSIISTTVSATAPSLIQSSSSTTTTGSFSFGTATTSGFSFATASSQPLFSFSNVASSASITTKPTSPSPLFSTVTTTSASSPAASTNVAPTSSATTASTFALPAFGVNSSSSSTTTATTATTVTPSGTTSSFTGSGVASTAASSASASSFTGFSLSTAKISTPPSSTSQSQSTTSASLFNVTATTSAAPTTAISSTTAPHSLAVASSSGVSAAVSATPKLPSEITGKTVEEIIKEWNAELQERTGKFRKQAAAIAEWDKRILHNRDVLLRLEIEVAKVVETQANLERQLELIETHQQEVDKAVQSMEEEAERIYKDERGLLLDDEAASTRDAMYEQAELVERELEQMTQQIKSVIDTLNASQGGELDTIDRMTPLDVVVRILNNQLSSLMWIDEKAEEFSSRIQKLATQGSAADRELMGPKFWMS from the exons ATGTCAGGATTCAATTTCTCATCATCTTCATCCACTCAATCCTCCTCATCATCTGGATCCTCCGCTTCTCCATTTGGATCTGCAACGACTGGTTCTGGTGGTTTCTCATTCGGATCCTCCgctttctctttttcatcTGCAAACCCTAGCTCCTCCTCCTCTCCATCATTCCTAAATGCTTCCTCAAACTCTAACCCTAACTCCGCTTCTTCATTTGGTTTCGGatcctcctcctccacctTCTCGTTTGGTTCCGTTCCTGCTACCTCCAGTTCTACGCAATCTTTCTTTGGCTCTACGCCTATTTCCAACTCGTCGCCATGGGCAGCAGCTGCTTCTTCTGCAAGTTCTGCTCCATCATCGACTACTTCTGCTCCTTCTGTATTATTTGGGAATATTACTTCTGCGGCAAGTTCTGCTTCTCCTTTGCCTGCTTCAACGATGACATCTGTAGCAGCATCGCCGAATCTATTTAGTACACCTTCCTCATCGGCGAGTACTGGTGCTTCATTGTTTAGCGGAACTGCATCTTCACCGTTGTTTGGAACAGGCGCTTCTTCATCCCTTTTTGGAACTCCTTCGTCAGGAGCTAGTTCTGCTTCTCCTCTGTTTGGCTCAACAACATCTACGGCAAGTCCTGCCccatccttctttggaacAACTTCATCTGCTCCGTCCTTGTTTGGAGCAACTTCCTCCGCTGCGAGTTCCGGCCCGTCCTTGTTTGGAGCAACTTCCTCCGCTGCGAATCCCGCCCCGTCCTTGTTTGGAGCATCAACTTCATCTCCGTTTGGTACACCCTCAGGTTCATCTCCCTTTGGAACATCCTCAACTTCATCTGTGTTTGGTACATCCTCTTTATCTCCGTTTGGCACATCCTCAACTTCATCTGCTGCAAGTTCAAGTTCACTCCTGTTTGGGACATCTGGCGCTGCTTCAACTGCTGCTGCTACTACTACTACATCTAACTTGTTTTCTGCCTCAAATACcgcatcatcatcatcttctgcTTCAAGTCTTACATCCTCCTCTAATTTGTTTTCCTCTTCAAATTCCAGCTCTGTTTCGCCTTTCTCCACcacttcatcatcatcatcatctggattttctttctcaaaaggCAGTCCTAGTATAATATCAACTACAGTTTCAGCTACAGCCCCTTCTCTTATACAATCTTCTTCATCAACTACCACTACAGgcagcttttcttttgggacCGCAACCACCTCAGGCTTCTCATTTGCCACTGCATCCTCTCAACCCTTATTCAGCTTTAGCAATGTAGCTTCTTCCGCCAGCATTACTACGAAACCAACATCTCCGTCGCCCTTGTTTTCTACAGTTACAACCACAAGTGCTTCATCTCCAGCTGCAAGTACTAATGTGGCGCCGACTTCATCTGCTACCACAGCTTCAACCTTTGCTCTACCTGCATTTGGTGTTAATtcgtcttcttcttcaactACTACAGCTACCACAGCTACGACAGTTACTCCTTCTGGTACTACAAGTTCGTTTACTGGTTCTGGAGTTGCCAGTACTGCTGCTTCATCCGCGAGTGCTAGTTCCTTTACAGGATTTTCCTTGTCAACAGCCAAAATATCAACGCCTCCCAGTTCAACATCACAATCTCAATCAACCACTTCTGCGTCCTTATTCA ATGTCACTGCGACAACTTCTGCTGCTCCTACAACTGCCATCTCGAGTACTACTGCACCTCATTCTCTTGCTGTGGCTTCCAGTAGTGG TGTTAGTGCTGCTGTATCTGCTACACCAAAATTACCATCTGAGATCACAGGGAAAACTGTTGAGGAG ATCATCAAAGAGTGGAATGCTGAGCTGCAAGAGCGTACTGGGAAATTTAGGAAGCAAGCTGCTGCAATAGCTGAATGGGATAAGAGGATCTTGCACAATCGTGATGTTCTTCTCAGGTTGGAG ATTGAAGTGGCAAAAGTGGTTGAGACACAAGCTAACTTGGAACGACAACTGGAGTTGATTGAGACCCATCAACAGGAG GTTGATAAGGCTGTACAGAGTATGGAAGAGGAAGCTGAACGTATATACAAGGATGAGCGAGGGTTGCTTCTTGATGATGAAGCTGCATCAACACGAGATGCAAT GTATGAACAAGCTGAACTTGTAGAAAGGGAATTGGAGCAGATGACTCAACAGATCAAATCAGTAATTGACACTCTAAATGCTAGCCAG GGTGGTGAACTTGATACAATTGATAGAATGACTCCATTGGATGTGGTTGTCCGAATCCTAAACAATCAACTTAGTTCTTTGATGTGGATTGATGAGAAg GCTGAGGAATTCTCTTCGCGTATTCAAAAGCTTGCTACCCAAGGTTCTGCAGCAGATCGGGAGCTGATGGGTCCAAAATTTTGGATGTCTTGA
- the LOC8265827 gene encoding cell number regulator 6 isoform X2, with the protein MHQMADGNAQSRYVKLTKDQSPVEDITPGELNQPIQVPQLIIHRCVECGQALPESYEPPADEDWTTGICACLEDFDSCRTGLFCPCVLFGHNVETLREDIPWANACVCHAMCVEGGLALAAATAFFHGIDPKTSFLICEGLFFAWWMCGIYTGLFRQSLQKKYHLKNSPCDPCLVHCCMHWCALCQEHREMKNHLSDNSDTQMTVVNPPPVQQMNTDESQESAPDAQSSRNGENTNLEIQPV; encoded by the exons ATGCATCAGATGGCGGACGGAAATGCGCAATCGAGATACGTGAAGTTGACAAAAGATCAATCACCTGTGGAAGATATCACTCCCGGCGAACTTAATCAGCCTATTCAAGTCCCACAG TTAATTATTCATAGATGTGTTGAATGTGGACAAGCTTTACCAGAAAGCTATGAACCTCCTGCTGATGAAGATTGGACCACAGGAATTTGTGCCTGTCTCGAAGATTTTGACAGTT GCCGAACTGGACTGTTTTGCCCATGTGTGTTGTTCGGACATAACGTCGAAACTCTGAGAGAAGATATTCCATGGGCAAATGCATGTGTTTGTCATGCTATGTGTGTGGAAGGCGGACTTGCACTTGCTGCAGCTACTGCCTTCTTTCATGGAATTGATCCCAAGACATCTTTTCTCATTTGCGAGGGCCTGTTTTTCGCCTGGTGGATGTGCGGCATTTATACTGGTTTGTTTCGACAATCCTTGCAGAAGAAGTATCATCTCAAG AACTCACCATGCGACCCGTGTCTGGTTCACTGCTGTATGCATTGGTGTGCCTTGTGTCAAGAGCACAGGGAGATGAAGAACCATTTATCTGATAATTCTGATACGCAGATGACTGTTGTTAACCCTCCACCAGTTCAACAGATGAACACTGATGAAAGCCAAGAATCTGCACCAGATGCTCAATCTTCTAGAAATGGTGAAAACACCAACTTAGAGATACAGCCTGTGTAG
- the LOC8265824 gene encoding carotenoid cleavage dioxygenase 7, chloroplastic: MSTSSSGINLLAQKQHSLPTTLLHIGLDSMILQGKPSHIISTKFPSPIQLPPSHLIPSQARLKPPRVISISAPDNAHISSHVTFLEPIDDVIAAFWDYQFLFVSQRSETVEPVTLRLVEGAVPSDFPSGTYYLTGPGLFTDDHGSTVHPLDGHGYLRAFSIDGVDGEVKFMAKYVKTEAKVEEHDPETNTWRFTYRGPFSVLKAGKIVGNTKVMKNVANTSVLRWGGRLLCLWEGGNPYEIESSTLDTIGRFDMIDGCDLTMDGKQNGGDIWDLAAGLLKPLLYGMFKMPPKRLLSHYKLDGKRNRLITMSCNAEDMLLPRSNFTFYEYDQNFKLLQRQEFNIPDHLMIHDWAFTDTYYILFANRIKLDVMGSMAAVCGLSPMISALSVNPSKSISPVYLLPRFPDKLFSRRDWRVPVEAPSQMWLLHVGNAYEAIDDNGNLKIQVHACSCSYQWFNFQRMFGYDWQNGRLDPSIMNVQENKLLPHIVEVSIDLGANGDHQKCNVQPLIQWSKPADFPVINPDFSGQKNKYVYAATSSGSRRALPHFPFDTVVKLNVLDNSRHTWYVGARSFIGEPIFIPNGCEEDDGYLLVVEYAVARQRCYLVILNPKRIGEANAVVAKLEVPKHFNFPLGFHGFWAHGV, from the exons ATGTCAACTTCCTCATCAGGTATCAACCTCCTCGCTCAGAAACAACACTCGCTTCCAACAACACTATTGCACATAGGTCTAGACAGTATGATACTGCAAGGCAAGCCATCTCATATCATTTCAACAAAGTTCCCTTCTCCAATACAGTTACCACCTTCCCACCTGATTCCTTCGCAGGCAAGATTAAAACCACCACGAGTTATTTCCATTTCAGCTCCTGATAACGCCCATATCTCCAGCCATGTTACCTTCTTAGAACCTATCGATGACGTAATAGCCGCGTTTTGGGACTATCAGTTTTTATTTGTGTCACAACGTTCCGAAACTGTTGAACCAGTAACCCTTCGGCTCGTGGAAGGTGCAGTGCCCTCGGACTTCCCTTCCGGCACTTATTATCTAACCGGTCCGGGTCTTTTCACCGATGACCATGGGTCCACAGTGCACCCTTTGGACGGTCATGGATATCTTAGGGCGTTTAGTATTGACGGAGTTGACGGTGAGGTTAAGTTCATGGCTAAGTACGTGAAAACCGAGGCAAAGGTGGAGGAGCATGATCCAGAGACTAACACGTGGAGGTTTACGTATCGGGGCCCGTTTTCTGTATTGAAAGCGGGTAAAATAGTTGGAAATACAAAGGTAATGAAAAATGTTGCGAATACTAGCGTGTTAAGGTGGGGTGGAAGGTTACTGTGCTTGTGGGAAGGCGGGAATCCTTATGAGATTGAATCCAGCACGTTGGATACCATTGGGAGGTTTGATATGATTGACGGATGTGATTTAACGATGGACGGTAAACAAAATGGCGGTGATATTTGGGATTTAGCTGCGGGTTTATTGAAACCGTTGTTATACG GGATGTTCAAGATGCCACCAAAGAGATTATTGTCTCATTATAAGCTTGACGGCAAAAGGAACAGGCTTATAACTATGTCATGCAATGCAGAGGATATGCTTCTCCCTCGCAgcaattttacattttatg AATATGATCAGAATTTCAAGCTGTTGCAAAGACAAGAGTTCAATATCCCTGATCATCTGATGATACATGACTGGGCATTTACAGATACTTATTACATATTATTCGCTAACCGCATTAAACTCGATGTCATGg GATCAATGGCGGCAGTTTGTGGGTTATCTCCAATGATATCGGCATTGTCAGTGAACCCTAGCAAGTCCATCTCTCCTGTATATTTGCTTCCTCGATTTCCTGACAAACTATTTAGCCGTCGAGACTGGAGAGTGCCTGTGGAAGCACCTTCACAAATGTGGCTACTTCACGTTGGAAATGCTTATGAGGCTATAGATGACAATGGAAATTTAAAGATCCAAGTTCATGCTTGCAGCTGCTCCTATCAGTGGTTCAATTTCCAGAGAATGTTTG GATATGACTGGCAAAATGGTCGGTTAGACCCTTCTATCATGAACGTTCAAGAAAACAAGTTATTGCCCCATATTGTAGag GTGTCCATCGATTTGGGTGCTAATGGGGACCACCAAAAATGTAATGTGCAACCTTTGATTCAGTGGAGCAAACCTGCAGATTTTCCTGTTATTAATCCAGACTTTTCTGGGCAAAAGAACAAATATGTTTATGCAGCAACTTCTTCTGGGTCTCGCAGAGCATTGCCGCATTTCCCTTTTGATACGGTGGTGaagttgaatgtattagatAATTCTAGGCATACATGGTACGTTGGTGCTCGGAGTTTTATCGGTGAGCCCATATTCATTCCCAACGGATGCGAAGAAGATGATGGGTACCTCCTTGTGGTAGAG TATGCGGTTGCAAGACAGAGGTGCTATCTTGTCATTCTGAATCCAAAGAGGATTGGGGAAGCCAATGCAGTGGTAGCAAAACTGGAGGTCCCCAAGCATTTCAATTTTCCACTAGGTTTTCATGGATTCTGGGCTCATGGTGTTTGA
- the LOC8265826 gene encoding uncharacterized protein LOC8265826: protein MGGGTTRIDLPMIQCKTSSSILPTLSPSSTLNFPVSINNTTSPFTLTQSSCSASSCCCFCLCETVCVHGKEDKRKTGSSYNDVFGPVPSQFEVETAIASLQNFMQGVSSSGLLRVSHGYERVADAFHLLQKDPIVKRLVLSLSSDKALWNAVMNNEMLQQLRGSCLASAEKSRIQGCNQETDDVFTIMLSWIMNMTKARVTELIQNFQSLMSEIFQPPEKGKPAEESREVDDKIRSSLLLSVVILLIVVVARVHRA from the exons ATGGGAGGAGGTACAACGCGTATTGATCTTCCTATGATTCAATGCAAAACTTCATCATCTATCCTCCCCACTCTGTCTCCTTCTTCTACTCTTAATTTTCCGGTCTCAATCAACAACACCACTTCACCTTTTACTCTCACACAATCTTCTTGTTCTGCTTCTTCCTGCTGTTGCTTCTGTCTCTGTGAAACTGTATGTGTGCATGggaaagaagataaaagaaaaactgggTCTTCGTATAATGATGTTTTTGGCCCTGTTCCATCTCAGTTCGAAGTTGAAACTGCCATAGCTTCTCTTCAGAA TTTTATGCAAGGGGTTTCCTCATCTGGTCTGTTGCGAGTTTCACATGGATATGAAAGAGTTGCGGATGCTTTTCATTTGCTGCAAAAAGATCCAATTGTTAAG AGGCTGGTGCTTTCACTATCATCTGATAAAGCTTTGTGGAATGCTGTTATGAACAATGAGATGCTACAGCAGCTGCGAGGATCATGTCTTGCCTCAG CTGAAAAGTCTAGGATACAAGGCTGTAATCAAGAAACGGATGATGTGTTTACCATCATGTTGAGTTGGATTATGAACATGACCAAAGCAAGAGTTACTGAACTGATACAGAATTTCCAATCGCTGATGAGTGAGATTTTCCAACCTCCTGAGAAGGGGAAACCCGCAGAAGAAAGCAGAGAGGTGGATGACAAAATCAGGTCATCATTGCTTCTCTCAGTTGTGATACTCTTGATTGTGGTTGTGGCAAGGGTTCATAGGGCTTGA